In Vreelandella piezotolerans, one genomic interval encodes:
- a CDS encoding aminotransferase class I/II-fold pyridoxal phosphate-dependent enzyme: protein MAWNSRVDHVAPFRVMHLLEMAQAREAAGHDVIHLEVGEPDFATPAPIVAAGQQALASGRTRYTPAAGLASLREAIAGHYAEHFNATVDPARILVTPGASGALLLASQLLVENGDRVLMADPNYPCNRHFMALAGAEVDAVSVGRDSGWQLTAPLIEQHWQANTRIAMLASPSNPTGHTLDAPALAKVIDTVAAKGGDVIVDEIYQGLNYDDAPLSATSLSDDAFVVNSFSKYFGMTGWRLGWLVAPEQAVEPLTRLAQNVFLAAPTPSQHAALAAFTPECRDILETRRATLKQRRQVLLDGLAELGLAPDLPPQGAFYLWLDISRYSRDSQAFCERLLVEENVAITPGIDFAVQGGEHHVRIAFTNDVARLQEAVVRIARFVSRL from the coding sequence TTCGCGTAATGCACTTATTGGAAATGGCTCAGGCGCGTGAAGCGGCAGGCCATGACGTGATTCACCTGGAAGTGGGCGAACCTGATTTCGCAACGCCCGCCCCGATCGTCGCCGCCGGGCAGCAGGCGCTGGCCAGCGGCAGAACACGCTACACCCCCGCCGCCGGTTTAGCGTCGCTGCGCGAGGCCATTGCCGGGCACTACGCCGAGCACTTCAACGCCACGGTTGACCCCGCCCGTATTCTGGTCACCCCCGGTGCGTCTGGCGCACTGCTGCTGGCCAGCCAGCTGCTTGTCGAAAATGGTGATCGAGTGCTAATGGCTGACCCAAACTATCCGTGTAACCGCCACTTCATGGCGCTGGCAGGGGCCGAGGTCGACGCCGTGTCGGTAGGGCGTGATAGCGGCTGGCAGCTCACCGCACCGCTGATCGAGCAGCACTGGCAGGCCAACACGCGTATAGCCATGCTGGCAAGCCCCTCCAACCCGACCGGGCATACGCTGGATGCCCCGGCGCTCGCCAAGGTGATCGACACCGTGGCTGCCAAGGGTGGCGACGTCATCGTCGACGAGATCTACCAGGGGCTGAATTACGATGACGCGCCGCTGTCGGCCACGTCATTGTCAGATGACGCTTTTGTGGTGAACAGCTTCTCCAAGTACTTCGGCATGACCGGCTGGCGCTTGGGTTGGCTGGTGGCGCCAGAGCAGGCCGTCGAGCCGCTGACCCGGCTGGCGCAAAACGTCTTTCTCGCCGCACCGACGCCCTCCCAGCACGCGGCGCTGGCGGCGTTTACTCCCGAGTGCCGGGATATTCTGGAAACCCGTCGCGCTACTCTCAAACAGCGTCGCCAAGTACTACTGGATGGCTTGGCCGAGCTAGGGTTAGCGCCGGATTTGCCGCCTCAGGGGGCGTTCTATCTCTGGCTGGATATCTCCCGCTACAGCCGTGACAGCCAAGCCTTCTGCGAGCGCCTGCTCGTGGAGGAGAATGTCGCCATCACCCCGGGGATCGATTTTGCCGTACAGGGCGGCGAGCATCATGTGCGCATCGCCTTCACTAACGACGTGGCACGGCTGCAGGAGGCCGTAGTGCGCATTGCGCGCTTCGTGAGCCGCTTATGA
- the metX gene encoding homoserine O-succinyltransferase MetX: protein MPDSDTLAYDDRPADSVGLVTPQVVKFDTPLPLACGKTLSEYELIYETYGTLNAERSNAVLICHALSGHHHAAGYHTAEDRKPGWWDAHIGPGKSIDTNRFFVVSLNNLGGCHGSTGPVSHNPDTGRQWGPDFPVVTVSDWVTSQARLADHLGIERWAAAVGGSLGGMQVLQWTITYPERVANAVVIAATPRLSAQNIAFNEVARQAIRSDPEFFDGWYAEHDTVPKRGLKLARMVGHITYLSEDAMGSKFGRDLRSDDLNFGFDVEFQVESYLRYQGDTFSTAFDANTYLLMTKALDYFDPAASCDGDLACALAPAQCPFLIVSFTTDWRFPPSRSRELVDALTRAGKSVSYANIESPHGHDAFLLPEPRYQALFSAFMGRVAREQHLDAADAEETR, encoded by the coding sequence ATGCCTGATTCAGACACTCTTGCTTATGACGACCGGCCAGCGGACTCCGTTGGCCTCGTAACGCCCCAGGTGGTGAAATTCGATACGCCGCTGCCGCTTGCCTGCGGCAAGACGCTATCGGAGTACGAACTGATCTATGAGACCTACGGCACGCTGAACGCCGAACGCTCGAATGCGGTGCTGATTTGCCACGCGCTATCGGGGCACCACCACGCGGCAGGCTACCACACCGCCGAAGACCGCAAACCCGGCTGGTGGGATGCCCATATCGGTCCAGGCAAATCCATCGATACCAACCGCTTTTTCGTGGTGTCGCTGAACAACCTGGGCGGCTGCCACGGCAGTACCGGCCCGGTAAGCCATAACCCGGATACCGGCCGTCAGTGGGGACCCGACTTCCCCGTAGTGACGGTGAGTGACTGGGTCACTAGCCAAGCACGACTCGCCGACCACTTGGGCATCGAGCGCTGGGCCGCGGCCGTGGGGGGCAGTTTGGGCGGTATGCAGGTGCTGCAGTGGACGATCACTTACCCCGAACGCGTTGCCAATGCCGTCGTCATCGCCGCCACACCCCGCCTGTCGGCGCAAAACATCGCCTTCAACGAGGTCGCCCGGCAGGCGATTCGCTCGGATCCCGAGTTCTTCGACGGCTGGTACGCCGAGCACGACACCGTGCCCAAGCGAGGACTGAAACTGGCCCGCATGGTAGGTCATATCACCTATCTTTCCGAAGACGCCATGGGCAGCAAGTTTGGCCGTGACCTGCGCAGCGACGACTTGAACTTTGGCTTCGACGTCGAGTTTCAGGTGGAGTCGTACTTGCGCTACCAGGGCGACACTTTCTCGACCGCCTTCGATGCCAACACCTACCTGCTGATGACCAAAGCGCTGGACTACTTCGACCCGGCGGCCAGCTGCGACGGCGATCTCGCCTGCGCCCTGGCTCCGGCGCAGTGTCCTTTTTTGATCGTCAGCTTTACCACCGATTGGCGCTTCCCGCCGTCGCGCTCTCGAGAGCTAGTGGACGCCCTTACCCGCGCGGGTAAATCAGTCAGCTACGCCAATATCGAGTCGCCCCACGGGCACGATGCCTTCTTACTGCCCGAGCCGCGCTATCAAGCGCTGTTCAGTGCCTTCATGGGCCGCGTCGCTCGAGAGCAGCACCTCGATGCCGCCGACGCGGAGGAAACACGCTAA
- a CDS encoding DUF4426 domain-containing protein, protein MAIATLRRFPLLMVLLGTLLGATQAAAEQIVQVGDYEIHYNAIETRFLTPEVAQANSIQRSIGHGLVNVSVRERQPDGTTRPVNASVGGYVSDLTDTREPLSFRTVHDGDATYHLATFTLRHDEPMRFNLDVRYDRNENPEPVSFIQRFYIER, encoded by the coding sequence ATGGCTATCGCGACACTGCGACGCTTTCCACTGCTGATGGTGCTACTGGGCACTCTGCTCGGCGCCACCCAGGCAGCGGCCGAGCAAATAGTACAAGTGGGCGACTACGAGATCCACTACAACGCCATCGAAACGCGCTTTCTTACTCCGGAAGTAGCGCAGGCAAACAGCATCCAGCGCAGTATCGGGCACGGCCTGGTCAACGTCAGCGTGCGCGAGCGCCAGCCGGATGGCACCACGCGGCCGGTAAATGCCAGCGTGGGCGGCTACGTGAGCGACTTGACCGACACCCGCGAACCGCTCAGCTTTCGCACCGTGCACGATGGCGATGCCACCTACCATCTTGCCACGTTCACGCTGCGCCACGACGAACCGATGCGATTCAACCTCGACGTGCGCTACGACCGCAATGAGAATCCAGAGCCGGTGAGCTTCATTCAGCGTTTCTATATCGAGCGCTAA
- the proC gene encoding pyrroline-5-carboxylate reductase, with product MASKITFIGAGNMASAIIGGLIESGVSPSDITATAPNDSELAPLKARLGIHTHTDNSAAVSGADVVVLAVKPQIMRGVCEALRDSVQQQAPLVMSIAAGLDADTIDQWLGGGNALVRCMPNTPSLVGIGASGLYANAAVSDAQRTLATQLMEAVGIVEWVDEERLLDAVTAVSGSAPAYFFLMFEAMEEAAVKLGLPADTARRLAIQTALGASTMAQRSDKDPATLKQNVMSPGGTTERAIHHMEEAHLRTIIADAMNACAERADAMSKELSGNA from the coding sequence ATGGCGAGCAAGATCACCTTCATTGGCGCGGGCAACATGGCCAGCGCCATTATCGGCGGCCTGATCGAAAGCGGTGTCTCACCCAGCGATATCACCGCCACGGCCCCCAACGACAGCGAACTGGCTCCGCTGAAAGCGCGCCTGGGCATTCATACCCACACCGACAATAGCGCCGCCGTCAGCGGGGCGGACGTGGTCGTTCTGGCGGTCAAACCGCAGATCATGCGCGGCGTTTGCGAAGCGCTGCGTGACAGCGTCCAGCAACAGGCGCCGCTGGTGATGTCCATTGCGGCGGGGCTGGATGCAGACACCATCGATCAGTGGCTGGGTGGCGGCAACGCCCTGGTGCGCTGCATGCCCAACACCCCGTCGCTGGTCGGCATCGGCGCCAGCGGCCTCTACGCCAACGCGGCGGTCAGTGACGCCCAGCGCACGCTGGCCACGCAGCTGATGGAAGCCGTTGGGATCGTCGAATGGGTCGACGAAGAGCGCCTGCTGGATGCCGTGACCGCCGTGTCCGGCAGCGCACCGGCCTATTTCTTTTTGATGTTCGAAGCCATGGAAGAGGCCGCCGTGAAGCTCGGTCTGCCTGCCGATACCGCTCGCCGCTTGGCCATTCAAACCGCCTTGGGCGCCTCCACCATGGCCCAGCGCAGTGACAAAGACCCGGCCACGCTGAAACAGAACGTCATGTCACCGGGCGGCACCACCGAGCGTGCCATTCATCATATGGAAGAGGCGCATCTGCGCACGATCATCGCCGACGCTATGAACGCCTGCGCCGAGCGCGCCGACGCCATGTCCAAAGAGTTAAGCGGTAACGCCTGA
- the sfsA gene encoding DNA/RNA nuclease SfsA has translation MMTYPALVSGTLLRRHKRFLADVRLDSGEDVVAHCPNTGSMKAVNVPGCRVWLSSSDNPKRKLAWTWEWIALPQPEGGTALASVHTGRANRWVESAITAGDIPPLSGYQTLKREVKVGEARLDFRLDDPEKGAAYVEVKQVTLKEADGHGYFPDSVSARGTKHLATLAALAQQGERAVLLFCVAHEGIADVAPAAHIDATYAAALSDAVQAGVEVLAYGVTVTWQQSVPIAARLTRALPVRV, from the coding sequence ATGATGACCTATCCCGCACTGGTGTCCGGCACGCTGCTGCGGCGCCATAAGCGCTTTCTAGCCGATGTACGCCTGGACAGCGGGGAGGACGTGGTGGCCCACTGCCCGAATACGGGCTCGATGAAGGCGGTCAACGTACCCGGCTGCCGGGTATGGCTCTCGTCTAGCGACAACCCCAAACGCAAGCTGGCCTGGACCTGGGAGTGGATTGCACTGCCTCAGCCTGAGGGGGGGACGGCGCTGGCATCGGTGCATACGGGGCGCGCTAACCGCTGGGTTGAAAGTGCCATCACGGCGGGGGATATCCCGCCGCTGTCGGGCTATCAAACGTTAAAGCGTGAAGTGAAGGTCGGCGAAGCGCGGCTCGATTTTCGTTTGGATGACCCTGAGAAGGGCGCCGCCTACGTGGAGGTCAAACAGGTCACGCTGAAAGAGGCGGATGGGCACGGCTACTTTCCCGACTCCGTGAGCGCACGGGGCACCAAACATTTAGCCACGCTGGCGGCGCTTGCCCAGCAGGGCGAGCGGGCGGTGCTGCTATTCTGCGTGGCGCACGAGGGGATTGCGGACGTGGCACCGGCGGCGCATATCGACGCCACCTACGCGGCGGCGCTCAGTGATGCGGTGCAAGCGGGGGTCGAAGTACTGGCGTATGGCGTGACGGTGACGTGGCAGCAAAGCGTACCGATAGCGGCCCGCCTGACGCGGGCACTACCGGTACGGGTTTAG
- a CDS encoding YggS family pyridoxal phosphate-dependent enzyme: MTDNALSESLASARERLRRALEEAGRSPTSATLLAVSKTKPADMLREAWQHGQREFGENYLQEALDKQAALKDLDGIVWHFIGPLQSNKTRAVAEQFAWVHSVDRLKIAKRLSEQRPAALPPLNVCLQVNISREATKSGVLPEDALALARDIAALPGLALRGLMAIPAPAATLEAQRQPLAALRQLLDELKAALPDAPLDTLSMGMSDDLEAAVLEGATLVRLGTAIFGARG; this comes from the coding sequence ATGACAGACAACGCGCTCTCCGAGTCACTGGCCTCTGCGCGTGAACGCCTGCGACGAGCGCTTGAAGAAGCAGGGCGCTCGCCCACCAGCGCTACTCTGTTAGCGGTGAGCAAGACCAAGCCCGCCGACATGCTGCGCGAAGCGTGGCAGCACGGCCAGCGCGAGTTTGGTGAAAACTACCTGCAAGAAGCGCTGGATAAACAGGCGGCGCTCAAGGATCTTGACGGCATCGTGTGGCACTTCATCGGCCCGCTGCAATCGAACAAGACCCGTGCCGTGGCCGAGCAGTTTGCCTGGGTACACAGCGTGGATCGTTTGAAAATTGCCAAACGTTTGAGCGAACAGCGCCCAGCAGCGCTACCGCCGCTGAACGTCTGCCTGCAGGTCAACATTAGCCGCGAGGCCACGAAGTCCGGCGTGCTGCCGGAAGATGCCTTGGCTTTGGCTCGAGACATTGCCGCGCTACCCGGCTTAGCCCTGCGCGGGCTGATGGCGATTCCCGCCCCAGCGGCGACGCTAGAGGCACAGCGCCAGCCGCTGGCAGCGCTGCGCCAGCTATTGGATGAGCTCAAAGCGGCACTGCCCGATGCGCCGCTGGATACGCTATCGATGGGCATGAGTGACGATTTGGAAGCGGCTGTTTTAGAGGGCGCCACGCTGGTACGTTTAGGCACCGCCATTTTTGGCGCCCGGGGCTAA
- the metW gene encoding methionine biosynthesis protein MetW: MRTDLELIYDWVPQDAHVLDLACGDGVLLERLAKEKGVTGYGLEIDPDGITQCVARGVNVIEHNLDDGLGSFCDNSYDQVIMTQALQALRRPDKMLDEMLRVAEEGIITFPNFAYWRHRIHLGLRGYMPVSKSLPHAWYDTPNIHLSTFNDFEHLCKEKGLVIVDRAVGVGDHKGHWTSKWWPNLFGEIAIFRVRRRA, encoded by the coding sequence ATGCGCACAGATCTCGAACTGATTTACGACTGGGTTCCCCAAGACGCACACGTCCTTGACCTCGCCTGCGGCGACGGCGTTCTGCTAGAGCGGTTGGCTAAAGAGAAAGGCGTGACGGGTTACGGGTTGGAGATCGACCCGGACGGCATCACCCAGTGCGTGGCGCGCGGCGTCAACGTCATCGAGCATAACCTGGACGACGGCCTGGGTAGCTTCTGCGACAATAGCTACGATCAGGTGATCATGACCCAGGCGCTGCAGGCGCTGCGCCGCCCGGATAAGATGCTCGATGAAATGCTGCGGGTCGCCGAAGAGGGAATCATCACCTTCCCCAACTTCGCCTACTGGCGTCACCGCATTCACCTGGGGCTGCGCGGCTATATGCCGGTATCGAAATCGCTGCCCCACGCGTGGTACGACACCCCCAACATTCACCTCTCGACGTTCAACGACTTCGAGCACCTATGTAAAGAGAAAGGGTTGGTGATCGTCGACCGCGCCGTGGGGGTGGGCGACCACAAGGGGCACTGGACCTCGAAGTGGTGGCCTAACCTGTTTGGTGAAATCGCCATTTTCCGGGTGCGCCGACGCGCCTGA
- a CDS encoding YggT family protein, whose translation MGSQLGSAGLMLVNSLINIYLFLLMLRFLLQASRADYYNPLSQSVVKITQPVVGLFQGFLGPVAGRFDLATLAAGFVLKVVSMVAIFMVIGVGMPPIAGLLIAGVAALANAILKIYFFAMIVMIILSWVAPNASHPGALLVMQLVEPIMAPVRKVIPPLGMIDLSPIVVFIAINLVDGIVVGSLIRAAGISGALVGL comes from the coding sequence ATGGGAAGTCAATTAGGCAGCGCCGGGTTAATGCTGGTGAACTCGCTGATCAATATTTATCTGTTTCTGTTGATGCTGCGTTTTTTGCTGCAAGCATCGCGGGCGGATTACTACAACCCGCTCAGCCAGTCGGTGGTCAAAATCACTCAGCCTGTCGTCGGGCTATTCCAAGGCTTTTTAGGGCCAGTCGCCGGTCGCTTTGACCTTGCCACTCTGGCGGCCGGTTTCGTGCTGAAAGTCGTCAGCATGGTCGCCATCTTCATGGTGATTGGCGTGGGCATGCCGCCCATTGCAGGGCTACTGATTGCTGGAGTGGCCGCGCTGGCCAACGCCATTTTGAAGATCTATTTCTTTGCCATGATCGTGATGATCATCCTGAGCTGGGTCGCCCCGAACGCGAGCCACCCCGGCGCGCTGCTGGTGATGCAACTGGTCGAGCCGATCATGGCACCGGTGAGGAAGGTGATCCCGCCGCTGGGCATGATCGATCTCTCGCCGATCGTGGTCTTCATCGCCATCAACCTGGTGGACGGCATCGTCGTGGGTTCGCTGATTCGCGCAGCAGGCATCTCGGGTGCCCTCGTAGGGCTATAA